Proteins from a single region of Sphingomonas swuensis:
- a CDS encoding Flp family type IVb pilin produces the protein MTNFIKMLNNEDGATAIEYGLIAALIAVAAITALTSIGTNLNSTFTKVGGSLGSATPAAPAASPTPTPAAP, from the coding sequence ATGACCAATTTCATCAAGATGCTGAACAACGAAGATGGCGCCACCGCGATCGAGTACGGCCTGATCGCCGCCCTCATCGCCGTCGCCGCGATCACCGCGCTGACCAGCATCGGCACCAACCTCAACAGCACCTTCACCAAGGTGGGTGGCTCGCTCGGTTCGGCTACTCCGGCTGCTCCGGCTGCTTCGCCGACCCCGACCCCGGCGGCCCCGTAA
- a CDS encoding TIGR02300 family protein, with protein MVKPEWGTKRTCPKCATRFYDLGKDDPVTCIECGNTFVPEPVLKSKQPMPFEQVSVAAAPQQQADSDLGAEDLALPDEDEEPSADDEVDLSTGDDDLGVETGGDEEENN; from the coding sequence ATGGTGAAACCCGAATGGGGCACCAAGCGCACCTGCCCCAAGTGCGCCACCCGCTTCTACGATCTCGGCAAGGACGATCCCGTCACCTGCATCGAGTGCGGCAACACCTTCGTGCCCGAGCCGGTGCTGAAGTCGAAGCAGCCGATGCCGTTCGAGCAGGTCTCGGTCGCCGCGGCGCCGCAGCAGCAGGCCGATTCGGATCTTGGTGCCGAGGATCTCGCGCTTCCGGATGAGGATGAGGAGCCCAGCGCCGACGACGAGGTCGATCTTTCGACCGGCGACGACGATCTCGGGGTCGAGACCGGCGGCGACGAGGAAGAGAACAACTAG
- the cmk gene encoding (d)CMP kinase: protein MAEPSTLVIAVDGPAASGKGTIARGLGQHFGLPHLDTGKLYRAVALSLLRWGGDPESEFAALRACDEVSGLLDDPELKSETVGGIASRISAYPAVRSALLERQRDFAAQPGGAVLDGRDIGTVIAPGARAKLFVTASPEERARRRFAELTSSGLPVHLDDVLIDIRARDERDSHRSAAPLVQAEGAMLLDTSAMTAAEALAEAIRLVESTFPSQDL from the coding sequence ATGGCCGAACCCTCCACCCTCGTCATCGCCGTCGACGGCCCAGCCGCGAGCGGAAAGGGCACCATCGCCCGCGGCCTCGGGCAGCATTTCGGGCTTCCGCACCTCGACACCGGCAAGCTTTACCGGGCGGTCGCCCTCTCGCTGCTGCGCTGGGGCGGCGATCCCGAGAGCGAGTTCGCCGCGTTGCGCGCCTGCGACGAGGTCTCCGGGCTGCTCGACGACCCCGAGCTCAAGAGCGAGACGGTGGGCGGGATCGCCAGCCGCATCAGCGCCTATCCGGCGGTCCGCTCGGCGCTGCTTGAGCGCCAGCGCGACTTTGCCGCGCAACCCGGCGGCGCGGTGCTCGACGGGCGCGACATCGGCACCGTCATCGCGCCGGGCGCGCGCGCCAAGCTGTTCGTCACTGCCAGCCCCGAGGAACGCGCCCGCCGCCGCTTCGCCGAGCTCACTTCCTCCGGCCTCCCCGTCCACCTTGATGACGTGCTGATCGACATCCGCGCCCGCGACGAGCGCGACTCGCACCGGTCGGCAGCGCCGCTCGTCCAGGCCGAGGGCGCGATGCTTCTCGACACCAGCGCCATGACCGCCGCCGAGGCGCTGGCCGAAGCCATCCGGCTGGTGGAATCCACCTTCCCGTCCCAGGACCTC